In one window of Armatimonadota bacterium DNA:
- a CDS encoding class I SAM-dependent methyltransferase, with protein MPSPAFTKVARCYDALMANVPYAMWADYLEEIFDHMAATPRTVLDLATGTGTVGLLLAARGYRVNGVDISEPMLEEARRKAQEAGLAVEFVHGDVADLDVPRASFDAAVCLYDSLNYILDPQRLQRALDSVAAALAPGGLFIFDLNTIYSFEQEMFTQQNLSPGRPVRYRWVSRYDRDARVARIDMEFWTDDGDHFEETHYQRSHSVEEVADGLERAGFLVEGLYEAYTFLPPGPKSERIFYVARRTGQD; from the coding sequence ATGCCCTCGCCCGCCTTCACCAAAGTCGCCCGCTGCTACGATGCGCTTATGGCGAACGTTCCGTACGCCATGTGGGCCGACTACCTTGAGGAGATCTTCGACCACATGGCGGCGACGCCGCGGACGGTCCTCGACCTCGCCACCGGCACGGGGACGGTCGGGCTTCTGCTGGCGGCGCGCGGCTACCGAGTCAACGGCGTGGACATCTCGGAGCCGATGCTTGAGGAAGCGCGGCGCAAGGCGCAGGAGGCGGGCCTCGCCGTCGAGTTCGTGCACGGCGATGTCGCCGACCTTGACGTCCCGCGCGCTTCATTCGACGCCGCCGTTTGCCTCTACGACAGCCTGAACTACATCCTCGATCCGCAGCGGCTGCAACGGGCGTTGGATTCCGTCGCCGCGGCGTTGGCTCCAGGGGGGCTGTTCATCTTCGACCTCAACACGATCTACTCGTTCGAGCAGGAGATGTTCACGCAGCAGAACCTGTCGCCGGGACGCCCGGTGCGCTATCGCTGGGTGAGCCGGTACGATCGCGATGCCCGCGTCGCGCGCATTGACATGGAATTCTGGACCGACGACGGCGATCATTTCGAGGAGACGCACTATCAGCGCAGCCACAGCGTCGAGGAGGTCGCCGACGGGCTCGAACGGGCCGGTTTCCTCGTCGAAGGCTTGTACGAGGCCTACACCTTCCTCCCGCCGGGGCCGAAATCGGAGCGCATCTTCTACGTCGCGCGCAGGACTGGGCAGGACTAG
- a CDS encoding sulfatase, whose translation MKIVLIAVDTLRADHLGCWGYHSATSANLDAVAAEGFVLGHCFAVSNCTHPGFTALFTGCYPETTAITGHWTRVDLPEDAPTVAGIAKANGLVTLAVDNLYDRWQERWRLYPWFRRAYDMYEYAQDPNAHESANCDLVCDLIHKHAADDFLLFYHPWYPHAPYQPPDDCQHATWDKSDPLADVVSRYDGEIVYADREIGRIVEALRAAGIYDDTLLIITSDHGEIMGEDRLVRGHRFNVSHIDLGDECLRIPLVMRWPGVVPTGRSDALVQQPDLLPTLAGLAGWELARAVDGESLAPVMRGDVSSVRDAVHFMENTYQKQRGIRTATHKLKLNLDPGDSAPRRELYDLAVDPLEQFNIVDVEPELADELEARMAAWVGERLAAAGHTEDPLLAQDITAGTLHEPGRFARERQLAHAYLRKERNEGSLGQ comes from the coding sequence ATGAAGATCGTGTTGATCGCAGTGGACACGTTGCGCGCGGATCATCTGGGGTGCTGGGGATATCACAGCGCGACGAGTGCGAACCTCGATGCCGTCGCTGCGGAAGGGTTCGTGCTTGGTCACTGCTTCGCAGTGAGCAATTGCACTCACCCGGGTTTCACAGCGCTTTTCACTGGCTGCTATCCCGAGACTACCGCTATCACCGGTCACTGGACGCGCGTGGATTTGCCCGAAGATGCCCCGACGGTCGCTGGAATCGCCAAGGCGAATGGCTTGGTCACGCTGGCCGTGGACAATCTCTATGACCGCTGGCAGGAGCGCTGGCGCCTCTACCCCTGGTTTCGCCGCGCCTACGACATGTACGAGTACGCCCAGGATCCGAATGCTCACGAATCCGCCAACTGCGACCTGGTGTGCGACCTGATCCACAAGCATGCGGCAGACGACTTTCTCCTCTTCTACCATCCCTGGTACCCGCACGCGCCGTACCAGCCGCCGGATGACTGCCAGCACGCGACGTGGGACAAGAGCGATCCGCTGGCGGATGTCGTCTCGCGTTACGACGGTGAGATCGTGTACGCCGACCGCGAGATCGGTCGCATCGTCGAGGCGCTGCGCGCGGCGGGCATCTACGACGACACGCTTCTCATCATCACCTCCGACCACGGCGAGATCATGGGGGAGGATCGCCTCGTGCGCGGCCATCGCTTCAATGTCAGCCATATTGATCTCGGCGACGAGTGCTTGCGCATTCCGCTGGTGATGCGATGGCCGGGGGTTGTGCCAACAGGTCGGTCAGACGCGCTGGTTCAGCAGCCGGACCTCTTGCCTACGCTCGCCGGTCTCGCGGGGTGGGAGCTGGCGCGCGCGGTGGACGGCGAAAGCCTGGCCCCGGTGATGCGCGGCGACGTGAGTTCGGTGCGCGACGCCGTGCACTTCATGGAGAACACGTATCAGAAGCAGCGCGGTATCCGCACGGCGACGCACAAGCTGAAACTGAACCTCGATCCCGGCGACTCAGCCCCGCGCCGCGAGTTGTACGATCTCGCCGTCGATCCGCTGGAGCAGTTCAATATCGTGGACGTCGAACCGGAACTGGCTGACGAGCTTGAGGCGCGCATGGCGGCGTGGGTGGGCGAGCGCCTCGCCGCCGCCGGACACACAGAAGACCCACTGCTGGCCCAGGACATCACCGCGGGTACGCTGCATGAGCCGGGCCGGTTCGCCCGTGAACGCCAGCTCGCGCACGCGTACCTCCGGAAGGAGCGGAACGAAGGGTCGTTGGGCCAGTAG
- a CDS encoding Gfo/Idh/MocA family oxidoreductase, whose translation MKYGFGLVGCGTIAPVFAAAIEQLDNARLVAVSDAVEDRARALAERFGADWHASYDELLARNDVQVVSVLTWSGMHAEMGVAAAQAGKHVLTTKPIDVTLEKIDRLVETCRSRGVKLAAVHQVRSSSSFVRLKRAIDDGALGRIHFGNAYIPWCRTQDYYDSAQWRGTWRWDGGGCLMNQGIHTVDVLQWLVGPVAEVQAYTDTLAHEIEVEDAAAAALRFANGALGVIMGSTAVCKGLPSRIEVFGANGNVVIEGEDVIRWQVGDEETFAPFTGAAAGATDPKAGLMNAIPGHVEQIGDFVRAIEENREPMLNGEEARKAVALILAIYESARTGKAARPG comes from the coding sequence ATGAAGTACGGCTTCGGGCTGGTGGGGTGCGGCACGATTGCCCCCGTGTTCGCGGCGGCGATCGAACAGCTCGACAACGCGCGACTGGTCGCGGTGAGCGACGCCGTTGAGGACCGAGCCCGCGCGCTCGCCGAGCGCTTCGGCGCGGACTGGCACGCGAGCTACGACGAGTTGCTGGCGCGCAATGACGTCCAGGTCGTGAGCGTCCTGACGTGGAGCGGCATGCACGCCGAGATGGGCGTCGCGGCGGCGCAGGCGGGCAAGCACGTCTTGACGACGAAGCCGATTGACGTCACGTTGGAGAAGATAGACCGGCTCGTCGAGACCTGCCGCAGCCGGGGCGTGAAGCTCGCAGCGGTGCACCAGGTGCGCAGCTCATCATCGTTCGTCCGGCTCAAGCGAGCGATTGACGACGGCGCGCTCGGGCGGATTCACTTCGGCAACGCGTATATTCCGTGGTGTCGCACACAGGACTACTACGACAGCGCTCAGTGGCGCGGGACGTGGCGATGGGACGGCGGCGGCTGCCTGATGAATCAGGGCATTCACACCGTGGACGTGCTCCAGTGGCTGGTCGGCCCCGTCGCTGAGGTGCAGGCGTACACCGATACGTTGGCGCACGAGATCGAAGTCGAAGACGCAGCCGCGGCAGCGCTGCGCTTCGCGAACGGCGCCCTGGGTGTGATCATGGGCAGCACGGCGGTGTGCAAGGGTCTGCCCTCCCGCATCGAGGTGTTCGGCGCGAACGGGAACGTCGTTATCGAGGGCGAGGACGTCATACGGTGGCAGGTCGGCGATGAGGAGACTTTCGCTCCGTTTACCGGCGCCGCGGCGGGGGCGACCGATCCGAAAGCCGGCTTGATGAACGCCATCCCGGGACACGTCGAGCAGATCGGCGATTTCGTGCGCGCCATCGAGGAGAATCGCGAGCCGATGCTCAACGGCGAAGAGGCACGCAAGGCGGTCGCGCTCATCCTCGCGATCTACGAATCCGCGCGCACGGGCAAGGCGGCACGACCGGGATAG
- a CDS encoding aldo/keto reductase yields MQYRDFGNTGVKVSLLGFGAMRLPENEKEAVAVMRRAYELGVNYFDTAPGYGHNGSSEVFVGKAIGDIRDKVYLSTKNPIEDASGDNFRKRLEDSLRRLDTDYVDFYHMWGINWKTFEELIMAPNGPMAAAERLREDGIIRHISFSFHDKPEALLRIIDSGRFESILVQYNILDRANEPGIEHARRRGLGVAIMGSVGGGRLAAPSARIRSMLAGGTKTTSEMALRFVMSNPNVSTALSGMGTIQMVEENAAVASREEPLTAAERQKVQEILDENKRVCDLYCTGCKYCMPCPNDVDIPSIFELVNYYRVYGLEAYAREHYAGIVKSAKGADQCVECGECEEKCPQKIHIMDQLQEAHRTLCAE; encoded by the coding sequence ATGCAGTATCGCGATTTCGGCAACACAGGTGTAAAGGTCTCGTTACTCGGCTTCGGCGCGATGCGCCTGCCCGAGAACGAAAAGGAGGCGGTGGCGGTGATGCGCCGCGCGTATGAACTCGGCGTCAACTACTTCGACACCGCTCCGGGCTACGGTCACAACGGCAGCAGCGAGGTGTTCGTCGGCAAGGCCATCGGGGATATTCGAGACAAGGTGTACCTGTCCACGAAGAACCCGATAGAGGATGCCTCGGGCGACAACTTCAGGAAGCGACTGGAGGACTCGCTGCGGCGACTCGACACCGACTATGTTGACTTCTATCATATGTGGGGCATCAACTGGAAGACGTTTGAGGAGCTGATCATGGCTCCGAACGGGCCGATGGCGGCGGCCGAGCGCCTGCGCGAGGACGGCATCATTCGCCACATCTCCTTCTCGTTCCACGACAAGCCCGAGGCGCTGCTGCGCATCATAGACTCGGGGCGCTTCGAGAGCATCCTGGTGCAGTACAACATTCTCGACCGCGCGAACGAGCCCGGCATCGAGCACGCGCGGCGCAGGGGGTTGGGTGTCGCGATCATGGGTTCCGTCGGCGGCGGGCGGCTGGCGGCGCCTTCGGCGCGCATCCGGAGCATGCTAGCTGGCGGCACGAAGACCACCTCGGAGATGGCCCTGCGATTCGTCATGTCCAACCCAAATGTCAGCACCGCGCTGTCGGGCATGGGCACGATCCAGATGGTGGAGGAAAACGCCGCCGTCGCCTCGCGGGAGGAGCCCCTGACGGCCGCCGAGCGCCAGAAGGTGCAGGAGATACTGGACGAGAACAAGCGCGTGTGCGACTTATACTGCACCGGCTGCAAGTACTGCATGCCGTGCCCGAACGACGTGGATATTCCGAGCATCTTCGAACTCGTCAATTACTATCGCGTCTACGGGCTTGAAGCCTATGCCCGAGAGCACTACGCGGGCATCGTGAAGTCCGCTAAAGGCGCCGACCAATGCGTCGAGTGCGGCGAGTGCGAGGAGAAATGCCCGCAGAAGATCCACATCATGGATCAGCTGCAGGAGGCGCATCGGACATTGTGCGCGGAATGA
- a CDS encoding N-acetyltransferase, which translates to MIIRPETDADTEAIAEVTKAAFENHPISQQTEHFIIAALRAANALTISLVAEVDRRVVGHVALSPITISDGSEDWYGLGPISVLPEYQTRGIGKALMHEGLSRLKALGAKGCALVGDPDYYERFGFRSVPELTQEGVPQRNLLVLPFGESRPQGIVEFHPGFLATG; encoded by the coding sequence ATGATCATCCGACCTGAGACAGACGCAGACACCGAGGCGATAGCCGAGGTCACGAAAGCAGCATTCGAGAATCACCCGATCAGCCAGCAGACAGAGCACTTCATCATTGCCGCGCTGCGAGCTGCCAATGCGCTCACGATTTCGCTGGTCGCGGAGGTGGACAGGCGGGTGGTCGGCCATGTCGCCTTGTCGCCGATCACGATTTCCGACGGCAGTGAGGATTGGTACGGTCTGGGCCCGATTTCGGTGTTGCCCGAATACCAGACACGAGGCATTGGCAAGGCCCTTATGCATGAGGGCTTGTCACGCCTGAAGGCGCTAGGAGCCAAGGGCTGTGCGCTGGTCGGCGACCCCGATTACTATGAGCGGTTCGGCTTCAGAAGTGTGCCGGAGCTAACTCAGGAAGGCGTCCCGCAGAGGAATCTCCTGGTTCTGCCGTTTGGCGAGAGCAGGCCCCAGGGCATTGTGGAGTTTCACCCGGGCTTTCTGGCGACGGGCTGA
- a CDS encoding DUF4838 domain-containing protein: protein MRSLAPAIIAMAIIGSTQTSAALTISQGGKSDYVIVVGSEASPSERHAAEELQTFLKQIGGAELPIVGDDTPLAEHEIIVGDSKHLQALGADIDLDALGDEGYVLRTMGPRLVIAGARKRGTMYGVYSLLDEYLGCRWFTAGISRIPTRDPLTLPEINDRVIPHLIYREPFWREAFDGDWAARNRMNSSAARLTEEHGGKITYYQFVHSFYPMIPPDKYFAEHPEWFSEIDGKRTADHAQLCLTNEEMLQEAIKVVKGWIRDHPEATIFSVSQNDWGGWCTCKNCLALEEREGSHQGPILRFVNRVAEAVEEEYPHVWIDTLAYSYSRKPPRTLRPRPNVIIRLCSIECCFSHPLDGCDSKENREFMRDLRGWHKICSRDQLFVWDYATNFRNYPQPLCNIRSLRPNIRTFAGNGVIGIFEQGCYNTTGGSFAELKAYLMARFLWNQDYDYETALTEYLKGVYGPAAPVVRRYVDLLTGNAAEKNLHAHIFDRTDMPYLEPEIIDQADEIL from the coding sequence ATGCGATCACTGGCGCCAGCGATTATCGCCATGGCAATCATCGGCTCGACGCAGACATCGGCCGCGCTCACCATCTCGCAGGGCGGCAAGTCGGACTACGTCATCGTCGTCGGCTCCGAGGCTTCGCCCTCGGAGCGGCACGCGGCCGAGGAACTCCAGACGTTCCTCAAGCAGATCGGCGGCGCCGAGTTGCCGATCGTCGGCGACGACACACCTCTTGCCGAGCACGAGATCATCGTCGGCGACAGCAAGCACTTGCAGGCGCTCGGCGCGGACATCGATCTCGACGCGCTCGGCGACGAGGGCTACGTTCTCCGCACCATGGGCCCGCGTCTCGTCATCGCCGGGGCGCGCAAGCGGGGCACGATGTACGGCGTGTATTCGCTGCTTGACGAATACCTGGGCTGCCGCTGGTTCACGGCAGGCATCAGCCGTATACCGACGCGCGATCCGCTGACCTTGCCGGAGATCAACGACCGCGTCATCCCGCACCTCATCTACCGCGAGCCGTTCTGGCGCGAGGCGTTCGACGGCGACTGGGCCGCGCGCAACCGCATGAACAGCAGCGCCGCACGGCTCACCGAAGAACACGGCGGGAAGATCACGTATTACCAGTTCGTGCACAGCTTCTACCCCATGATCCCGCCGGACAAGTACTTCGCCGAGCACCCCGAGTGGTTCTCGGAGATTGACGGCAAGCGCACCGCCGACCACGCCCAGCTCTGCCTGACCAACGAGGAGATGCTCCAGGAGGCGATCAAGGTCGTCAAGGGCTGGATCCGCGATCACCCCGAGGCAACGATCTTCTCCGTGTCGCAGAACGACTGGGGCGGTTGGTGCACGTGCAAGAACTGCCTGGCGCTGGAGGAGCGCGAAGGGAGCCATCAGGGGCCGATACTGCGCTTCGTTAACCGCGTCGCCGAGGCCGTTGAAGAGGAGTATCCCCACGTCTGGATTGACACGCTCGCGTATTCCTACAGCCGCAAACCGCCTCGGACCCTGCGGCCGCGGCCGAATGTCATCATCCGTCTGTGCAGCATCGAGTGCTGCTTCTCGCATCCGCTCGACGGCTGCGACAGCAAGGAGAACCGCGAGTTCATGCGCGACTTGCGGGGGTGGCACAAGATCTGCAGCCGCGATCAGCTTTTCGTCTGGGATTACGCGACCAACTTCCGCAACTACCCGCAGCCGCTGTGCAACATTCGCTCGCTGCGCCCGAATATCCGCACCTTCGCCGGGAACGGCGTCATCGGCATCTTCGAGCAGGGCTGCTACAACACCACCGGCGGGTCGTTCGCCGAGTTGAAGGCGTACCTCATGGCGCGTTTCCTGTGGAACCAGGACTACGATTACGAGACCGCGCTGACGGAGTATCTCAAGGGCGTCTATGGACCGGCTGCGCCCGTCGTCCGCCGCTACGTGGATCTGTTGACCGGCAATGCGGCCGAGAAGAACCTGCACGCGCACATCTTCGACCGCACCGACATGCCCTATCTCGAGCCGGAAATCATAGACCAAGCCGACGAGATCCTCGA